A section of the Cutibacterium granulosum genome encodes:
- a CDS encoding DUF3883 domain-containing protein, giving the protein MARRDVWTAEENAATVAAYLDMLAQELAGQPYVKSHQRQKLMEMFGRSRGAYEMKFANISAILRDMHCLYIKGYKPRGNFQHSLADEIRKQLYADSNKVLLNLMQTSVSAQATERMDIAWTTSKMPDRVLVEYGGMAHRQGGVHTDYVALEAANTSLGMAGELAVLERERTRLREGGRADLADQVEHVSQTKGDGLGYDIKSYDLHERERHIEVKTTRRDINWPMIVSRNEVRVSREQPQNYVLARVYQFAAKKIGLYELPGDINVTCDLEPITFEALPKQSVLA; this is encoded by the coding sequence ATGGCGAGACGAGATGTCTGGACGGCTGAAGAAAACGCCGCCACGGTGGCTGCATATCTAGACATGCTGGCTCAGGAATTGGCTGGCCAGCCATATGTAAAATCTCATCAGCGCCAAAAGCTGATGGAGATGTTTGGCCGCAGCCGCGGTGCCTATGAAATGAAATTCGCTAATATTAGCGCGATCTTGCGTGATATGCACTGCCTCTATATCAAAGGTTATAAGCCGCGAGGTAATTTTCAGCACTCCCTCGCTGATGAGATACGTAAACAGTTGTATGCCGACTCCAATAAGGTTTTACTTAACCTGATGCAGACGTCTGTATCCGCTCAAGCTACCGAGCGGATGGACATTGCATGGACAACATCAAAAATGCCCGATCGGGTTCTAGTTGAGTACGGAGGTATGGCGCATCGTCAAGGTGGTGTTCACACCGATTACGTCGCACTCGAAGCTGCAAATACCTCGCTAGGTATGGCTGGAGAGCTCGCAGTACTCGAACGGGAACGTACCCGTCTTCGTGAAGGGGGGCGTGCTGATCTTGCAGATCAGGTGGAGCATGTGAGTCAAACCAAAGGTGATGGTTTAGGGTACGATATTAAATCTTACGATCTTCATGAACGTGAGCGGCACATTGAGGTCAAAACAACACGTCGTGATATAAACTGGCCGATGATTGTAAGCCGCAATGAAGTTCGGGTTTCTCGTGAACAACCCCAAAATTACGTACTGGCTCGGGTATATCAGTTTGCGGCCAAAAAGATCGGCTTGTATGAGTTGCCAGGTGATATCAATGTCACCTGTGATCTTGAACCGATCACTTTTGAGGCATTGCCTAAACAGTCAGTACTTGCTTGA
- a CDS encoding NADH-quinone oxidoreductase subunit D, whose protein sequence is MGAIHADVSSCKNSRGTADGGSADTPSTRAPHRRVHLDLGPDHPSQAGLVTISCCTCQDPGSQYDDRIAAGRMHIGHLHRGVEKLFEVRDYRQIPMLASRHDWHAPFIGEAGAAMAIEKALGIDAPPRAMHVRTILIEFSRMTSHLAFLSWLPWRVADFSCSGRVHHLLDTAHDLWEGFCGNRIHPMTCRIGGTAHDVTPVFTASLNTWCVHAAALSDELRSLLNGPAGACTRGVAVIPADAVTSFGLSGPVARASGVPMDLRCPNAARRRTSRSETTTSWRAEDSRDAPRHLAYDQVNFPVVDAPTEGDAHSRLSWLCAEVRQSADLVTTLLQSLPDGELATRLPTTLKVPAGRVWSRLEAPWGRAGYLLDSRGTTSPWRLALRTPTFANVQVLEHLLPTLSVEQLEPAVASLGWTLGDLDK, encoded by the coding sequence ATGGGTGCCATCCATGCAGACGTCAGTTCTTGCAAGAACAGCCGGGGAACCGCTGACGGCGGCAGTGCCGACACCCCATCGACTCGTGCACCTCACCGTCGCGTCCACCTCGACCTGGGTCCCGATCATCCAAGTCAGGCAGGTTTGGTGACGATCTCGTGCTGCACCTGCCAGGATCCCGGAAGCCAGTACGACGATCGAATCGCTGCCGGGAGGATGCACATCGGCCACCTTCATCGCGGGGTCGAGAAACTCTTCGAGGTCCGCGACTACCGGCAGATCCCCATGCTGGCATCGCGACACGACTGGCACGCTCCCTTCATCGGGGAAGCAGGAGCCGCCATGGCAATTGAGAAAGCCCTGGGCATTGATGCACCACCTCGGGCAATGCATGTGCGCACCATTCTCATCGAGTTCTCTCGGATGACGAGTCATCTGGCATTCCTCAGCTGGCTCCCTTGGCGCGTCGCAGATTTCTCGTGCAGTGGACGAGTACACCACCTACTCGATACTGCACATGACCTCTGGGAGGGCTTCTGCGGCAATCGCATCCACCCGATGACGTGCAGAATTGGTGGAACGGCTCATGACGTCACCCCTGTCTTCACAGCTTCTCTGAATACTTGGTGTGTGCATGCAGCTGCGCTGTCCGATGAACTACGCTCCCTGCTGAATGGTCCCGCCGGTGCATGCACGCGCGGGGTGGCGGTGATTCCTGCCGACGCCGTGACCTCGTTCGGCCTGTCGGGTCCGGTGGCTCGGGCAAGCGGCGTGCCGATGGATCTGCGCTGCCCGAACGCGGCGAGGAGACGCACATCCCGATCCGAGACCACGACATCGTGGCGGGCAGAGGATTCCCGGGACGCCCCGAGACATCTGGCCTATGACCAGGTGAACTTCCCGGTGGTGGATGCCCCCACAGAGGGGGATGCCCACAGCCGGCTGTCGTGGCTGTGCGCCGAGGTGCGCCAGTCCGCGGATCTGGTCACGACATTGCTGCAGAGCCTTCCGGATGGAGAGCTGGCGACTCGACTGCCAACGACGCTCAAGGTACCGGCGGGGCGCGTCTGGTCGCGGCTGGAGGCCCCGTGGGGACGGGCCGGCTATCTGCTCGACTCTCGCGGCACCACGTCGCCGTGGCGCCTGGCCCTGCGTACCCCCACCTTCGCCAATGTCCAGGTGCTGGAACACCTGCTGCCCACGCTCAGCGTCGAACAGCTGGAACCGGCAGTCGCCTCCCTGGGATGGACGCTGGGCGACCTCGACAAGTAG
- a CDS encoding histone-like nucleoid-structuring protein Lsr2 has product MAQRVRVDLVDDIDGSAAEESVEFALDGVSYVIDLSTENAAELRETLAKWTKSARRTGGRHSRGRRAAAVGGPSANDIRRWARQQGMEVSDRGRVSNEVREAYAAAH; this is encoded by the coding sequence ATGGCTCAGCGCGTTCGTGTTGACCTCGTTGACGACATCGATGGTTCTGCTGCAGAGGAATCAGTGGAATTCGCTCTTGACGGGGTGAGCTATGTCATCGATCTTTCCACCGAGAATGCGGCAGAACTTCGTGAGACCCTCGCCAAGTGGACCAAGTCTGCGCGTCGTACTGGCGGGCGCCATTCGCGCGGACGTCGTGCCGCCGCTGTCGGAGGGCCCTCCGCCAATGACATTCGCCGCTGGGCACGCCAGCAGGGTATGGAGGTGTCCGATCGCGGGCGCGTCTCCAATGAGGTTCGGGAGGCCTACGCGGCGGCTCACTGA
- the folB gene encoding dihydroneopterin aldolase translates to MTDDGHITVRGIVATGRHGVLASERAHPQPFVVDLDLHLPIDTTSDDLARTVNYAEVATRVIAVIEGEPVNLIETLAGRIADDCLTRHDLLDEVTVTVHKPHAPVGVVVDDVAVTIRRRR, encoded by the coding sequence ATGACCGATGACGGACACATCACGGTACGCGGGATCGTGGCAACGGGACGCCACGGGGTGCTCGCGAGCGAGCGTGCACACCCGCAGCCCTTCGTCGTCGACCTCGACCTGCACCTGCCGATCGACACCACCAGCGACGACCTGGCCCGTACCGTCAACTACGCCGAGGTGGCCACCCGGGTGATTGCGGTCATCGAGGGCGAACCTGTCAATCTCATCGAGACCCTCGCCGGACGCATCGCCGATGACTGTCTGACGCGTCATGACCTGCTCGACGAGGTGACGGTGACGGTTCACAAACCCCACGCGCCGGTCGGTGTCGTCGTGGACGATGTGGCCGTGACGATTCGAAGGAGGCGATGA
- the folK gene encoding 2-amino-4-hydroxy-6-hydroxymethyldihydropteridine diphosphokinase, producing MRTVTDPALTDPDAGRSGHLAPEPTSGPRGTRPDVSDAAGTDSTGGSPRLGSVRRQVVLSLGSNVADSVHGDCVQILQQAVDLLVATAGVDGVNVSSVYRTTPVGPVTDQPDFHNLVLVVETDVTPQRLLERANAVEQELGRVRTIDGGPRTIDVDIVAISDEVIDTATLTVPHPRAHERAFVLMPWLEVDPQASLVGHGPVCRIVDQMDVSGVVRTDEKVTLP from the coding sequence ATGAGGACCGTGACCGATCCCGCATTGACCGATCCCGACGCAGGCCGTTCTGGCCACCTCGCCCCAGAACCGACGTCAGGGCCGCGAGGTACGAGACCAGACGTCTCCGACGCAGCAGGCACCGATTCGACTGGTGGCTCGCCCCGGCTCGGATCCGTGCGACGCCAGGTGGTGCTCAGCCTTGGCTCCAACGTGGCCGATTCCGTGCATGGCGATTGCGTGCAGATCCTGCAGCAGGCCGTCGACCTGCTCGTCGCCACTGCTGGGGTGGACGGCGTCAACGTCTCCTCGGTGTACCGCACGACCCCGGTGGGCCCGGTCACCGATCAGCCGGACTTCCACAATCTCGTCCTCGTCGTCGAGACCGATGTGACACCGCAACGGCTGCTGGAGCGGGCGAATGCCGTCGAACAGGAGCTGGGCCGGGTGCGTACCATCGACGGCGGACCGCGCACCATCGATGTCGACATCGTCGCCATCTCGGACGAGGTCATCGACACCGCCACACTCACGGTGCCGCATCCGCGTGCCCACGAACGTGCCTTCGTGCTGATGCCATGGTTGGAGGTCGACCCGCAGGCTAGTCTCGTCGGTCATGGCCCAGTGTGCCGGATCGTCGACCAGATGGACGTCTCGGGAGTTGTTCGTACCGATGAGAAAGTCACGCTGCCATGA
- a CDS encoding TIGR01777 family oxidoreductase produces the protein MRVAIGGSTGLIGAALATRLREEGHDVVTLTRHEPSQPSDRRWDPSSLSIDPPCLDDVDAVVNLAGAPIAGSRWTDDYKDTLVSSRVNSTRLVVQALESSSRCRIFLSGSAVGFYGAHCGDRWLYEDDRSGSGFLAQVCRSWEEAAASAPQRVRVATLRTGQVISPSGGFLGKERPLFQFGLGGKVGDGRQYLSWISLDDHVSAMVKILTDDTITGPVNLTGPAPATNAQFTKALAKALHRPAVVSFPTPIAKAVLGPELVDETICAGQRVKPAKLLDHGFEFRDTTIAESIASALAQRR, from the coding sequence ATGCGAGTAGCCATCGGAGGGTCCACCGGTCTCATCGGAGCAGCACTGGCCACCCGGCTGCGTGAGGAAGGCCATGACGTCGTCACCCTGACTCGCCACGAACCCAGCCAGCCTTCCGACCGTCGCTGGGACCCGAGCAGTCTGTCCATCGATCCGCCGTGCCTTGACGACGTCGACGCCGTCGTCAACCTGGCTGGTGCCCCGATCGCCGGTTCGCGGTGGACCGACGACTACAAGGACACGCTCGTGTCCTCCCGCGTCAACTCCACCCGACTCGTCGTGCAGGCCCTGGAGTCGTCATCGCGCTGCCGGATCTTCCTCAGTGGTTCGGCGGTGGGCTTCTACGGCGCACACTGCGGTGACCGGTGGCTTTACGAGGACGACAGGTCCGGTTCCGGATTCCTGGCACAGGTGTGCCGCAGCTGGGAGGAGGCCGCCGCGTCCGCACCCCAGCGGGTACGCGTGGCGACGCTGCGCACCGGGCAGGTCATCAGCCCCTCCGGTGGATTCCTCGGTAAAGAGCGGCCGCTGTTCCAGTTCGGACTGGGCGGCAAGGTCGGTGACGGCCGGCAGTACCTGTCGTGGATCAGCCTGGACGACCACGTCTCGGCCATGGTGAAGATCCTCACCGACGACACCATCACCGGACCCGTCAACCTCACCGGGCCCGCCCCGGCCACCAACGCGCAGTTCACCAAGGCCCTGGCCAAGGCGCTGCACCGCCCAGCCGTGGTGTCCTTCCCGACCCCGATCGCCAAGGCAGTGCTCGGCCCCGAACTCGTCGACGAGACGATCTGCGCCGGCCAGCGCGTCAAACCCGCCAAGCTCCTCGACCACGGATTCGAGTTCCGTGACACCACGATCGCCGAGTCGATCGCCTCGGCACTTGCGCAACGCCGGTGA
- a CDS encoding DUF3180 domain-containing protein: MTRELPQNWPDHHETPPPHGNLTPTTSRQVWVALLSGAVLGWFVLSIYTVTDSIVPVLPMSTPIILAVIAVAVWVDSRLLAAKVADEKREVSPTEGLVSLALGKALVLTGAALGGASIVYVLANIAHLDIPSPRQRVVMGSVTVVVCALLSVSGWQLEKACRVPKDPDGKDT; this comes from the coding sequence ATGACCCGTGAACTTCCCCAGAACTGGCCCGATCACCACGAGACCCCACCGCCGCACGGCAACCTCACCCCCACCACCAGCCGGCAGGTGTGGGTCGCGCTGCTCAGCGGCGCAGTGCTGGGATGGTTCGTGTTGAGCATCTACACCGTGACGGACTCGATCGTGCCGGTGTTGCCCATGAGTACACCGATCATCCTGGCCGTCATCGCGGTGGCGGTGTGGGTCGACTCCCGTCTGTTGGCAGCCAAGGTTGCCGACGAGAAACGGGAGGTCTCACCCACCGAGGGACTGGTCAGTCTGGCCTTGGGCAAGGCACTCGTGCTCACCGGGGCCGCTCTGGGTGGGGCGAGCATCGTCTACGTCCTGGCGAACATTGCGCATCTGGACATTCCCTCGCCACGCCAGCGGGTCGTCATGGGATCGGTGACGGTCGTCGTGTGTGCCCTGCTCAGCGTGTCGGGATGGCAACTGGAGAAGGCCTGCCGGGTGCCGAAGGACCCGGACGGGAAGGATACCTGA
- a CDS encoding DUF6498-containing protein: protein MPRTNVTTYSIIIAYNVFTLVGGFALDWPMGNVLLLAWAETVMFVVGGTAANARLRWQSRHGGRKICDDFAVATVDDATLNSALEHPASFFFRDLIFCLGHLGLAGWIAVWIGVSFSVTAFWVPLGLAVFRHLTEEFTDSLADPYVRRAKDLRAAHDADRRVFTQHFFVFAAWGLMIFLSVHGLSHVLVLGMVGLYVVLKTFVEVQITWSRDHTVSVDQARAARVEKLMSGH from the coding sequence ATGCCCCGGACGAATGTGACGACCTACAGCATCATCATTGCCTACAATGTGTTCACGCTTGTCGGGGGCTTCGCTCTGGACTGGCCGATGGGAAATGTCCTGCTGCTCGCATGGGCTGAGACCGTCATGTTCGTCGTTGGTGGCACGGCGGCCAATGCGCGTCTGCGGTGGCAGTCGCGACACGGCGGACGAAAGATTTGTGACGACTTCGCGGTGGCGACCGTTGACGACGCAACCTTGAACAGTGCTCTTGAGCACCCGGCCAGTTTCTTCTTCAGGGATCTCATCTTCTGCTTGGGTCATCTGGGTCTGGCCGGCTGGATCGCGGTATGGATAGGTGTCAGCTTCTCCGTCACGGCTTTCTGGGTCCCATTGGGGTTGGCGGTTTTTCGGCATCTCACCGAAGAGTTCACCGATTCGTTGGCTGATCCGTACGTGCGTCGTGCCAAGGATCTGCGGGCTGCACATGACGCCGATCGGAGGGTCTTCACCCAGCACTTCTTCGTCTTTGCCGCCTGGGGCCTCATGATCTTCCTGTCTGTCCACGGGCTCTCACATGTTCTTGTCCTGGGCATGGTCGGGTTGTACGTCGTGTTGAAGACCTTTGTCGAGGTGCAGATCACGTGGTCCCGAGATCACACCGTCAGCGTTGACCAAGCACGCGCTGCCCGTGTCGAGAAGCTCATGAGCGGCCACTGA
- a CDS encoding DUF2891 family protein, translating into MALISHAQGWVRTIIDGLNRPFPWGAAHHSSGPDDVDVTPWLLHPAFHGCLDWHSSAHMQWSGVTLLACAAQRIESATRDELVDVLNDRLTVANAQVEKDYLRTHRGFERPYGWGWAALLAAQCEVARPAETRHVVATGAPSTSDGSSQRSCASATTFLTALSGATETRQTNEQEADTVPEATDWAEATGIVTKQVFANLMAWLPNLTMPVRTGTHDNTAFGIGLCLDAARVLGRTDVVAAIVEHSHRFFDADRDYPVEWEPSGHDFLSAGLSEAHLMARVFQVEGRGEEFGGWLSAFLPRLGQAGDTLLTVPDVLDGTDGRLAHLYGLSLSRAWQLRALAPWLDEDVQRRIAQVTARQVSAVEPQISDGDFMATHWLVSFAVQAELASSKY; encoded by the coding sequence ATGGCCCTCATCAGTCATGCCCAGGGGTGGGTTCGTACCATCATCGACGGTCTCAACCGCCCCTTTCCGTGGGGTGCCGCCCATCATTCCTCGGGGCCGGACGACGTCGACGTCACCCCGTGGCTGCTGCATCCGGCTTTCCATGGTTGTCTGGACTGGCACTCCTCGGCGCACATGCAGTGGTCCGGCGTCACCTTGTTGGCCTGTGCAGCCCAGAGGATTGAATCTGCCACCCGCGACGAACTGGTCGACGTGCTCAATGACCGGCTCACCGTCGCCAACGCCCAGGTGGAGAAGGATTATCTGCGCACCCATCGCGGATTTGAGCGTCCCTACGGCTGGGGATGGGCGGCGCTGCTGGCTGCCCAGTGCGAGGTGGCCCGGCCCGCTGAAACGCGACACGTGGTTGCCACGGGGGCGCCGTCCACCAGTGATGGATCAAGCCAGCGCTCCTGCGCCTCGGCCACCACATTCCTCACTGCACTCTCCGGAGCCACCGAGACCCGGCAGACCAATGAGCAGGAGGCGGACACGGTTCCCGAGGCAACGGATTGGGCCGAGGCCACCGGGATCGTCACGAAGCAGGTGTTCGCGAACCTGATGGCCTGGCTGCCGAACCTCACCATGCCGGTGCGCACCGGCACCCACGACAACACGGCCTTCGGCATCGGGCTGTGCCTGGACGCGGCACGAGTTCTGGGGCGCACCGACGTCGTCGCCGCAATCGTCGAGCACTCCCACCGCTTCTTCGACGCCGACCGCGACTACCCGGTGGAGTGGGAGCCCAGTGGCCACGACTTCCTCTCCGCCGGGCTGAGCGAGGCCCATCTCATGGCCCGGGTGTTCCAGGTCGAGGGACGAGGCGAGGAGTTCGGGGGCTGGTTGTCGGCGTTCCTGCCACGTCTGGGACAGGCCGGCGACACCCTCCTGACCGTTCCCGACGTGCTCGACGGCACCGACGGCAGGTTGGCGCACCTGTACGGGCTGAGTCTGTCGCGGGCCTGGCAACTGCGGGCCCTGGCGCCGTGGCTCGACGAGGACGTCCAGCGCCGCATCGCCCAGGTCACGGCTCGGCAGGTGAGTGCGGTGGAGCCCCAGATCAGTGACGGGGACTTCATGGCCACCCATTGGTTGGTGTCGTTCGCGGTGCAGGCGGAGCTGGCGTCAAGCAAGTACTGA
- a CDS encoding ATP-dependent Clp protease ATP-binding subunit, with protein MFERFSDRARRVVVLAQDEAKALNHNYIGTEHLLLGLVSEGEGVAAKALTSLGISLEAVRAQVEEIIGRGTTTPTGHIPFTPRAKKVLELSLREALQMNHSYIGTEHLLLGLIREGEGVAAQVLIRLGADLNTVRNTVLQLLQGDDGKQAATAGAPEAGPSQSPATVLDQFGRNLTQQAREGKLDPVIGREKEIERVMVVLSRRTKNNPVLIGEPGVGKSACVEGLAQAIVRGDVPETLRDKQIYSLDLGSMVAGSRYRGDFEERMKKVLKEINNRGDIILFIDEIHNLVGAGAAEGAIDAASILKPMLARGELQTVGATTLDEYRKYIEKDAALERRFQPIQVAEPSIPLAIEILKGLRDRYENHHKITITDEAITAAANLAARYVQDRYLPDKAIDLIDEAGARMRIRRMTAPPDLREFDDRLAEVRTEKEAAIDAQDFERAAALRDDEKKLSAEREAKEEEWKQGDSAVPAVVGEEEIAEVLSGATGIPVFKLTEEESQRLLHMEDEIGKRYVGQEDAVKALARSIRRTRAGLKDPKRPAGSFIFAGPSGVGKTELTKALTEFLFGDEDALITLDMSEYSEKHTASRMFGSPPGFVGYEEGGQLTEKVRRKPFSVILFDEIEKAHPDIFNSLLQILDEGRLTDAQGRVVDFKNTVIVMTTNLGSRDISKTVNLGFSRADDEVASYEKMKSKVSEELKSHFRPEFLNRLDEIIVFHQLGQDDILRIVDLMIGQLEGRLADRSIGIEVTSAAKKLLAKRGFDPLLGARPLRRAIQRDVEDPLAERILFGEVKSGQIVVVDAAPEGSEEPFTFAGTDRSVAPDQVPEELTAGSGDECGQQEG; from the coding sequence ATGTTTGAACGGTTCTCAGACCGGGCGCGTCGGGTCGTCGTCCTGGCCCAGGACGAGGCCAAGGCACTGAACCACAATTACATAGGCACCGAGCATCTGCTGCTCGGACTGGTGAGTGAGGGTGAAGGCGTTGCCGCCAAGGCCCTCACCTCGCTGGGGATCTCGCTGGAGGCGGTGCGCGCCCAGGTCGAGGAGATCATCGGCCGTGGCACGACGACCCCCACCGGTCACATCCCCTTCACCCCGCGTGCCAAGAAGGTGTTGGAGCTCAGCCTGCGTGAGGCGCTCCAGATGAACCACTCCTACATCGGCACCGAGCATCTGCTGCTCGGCCTCATCCGGGAGGGGGAGGGCGTCGCCGCCCAGGTGCTCATCCGGCTCGGCGCCGACCTCAACACGGTGCGCAACACCGTCCTGCAGCTGTTGCAGGGCGACGATGGCAAGCAGGCCGCGACGGCAGGCGCCCCGGAGGCTGGCCCGTCGCAGTCGCCGGCCACCGTGCTCGACCAGTTCGGACGCAACCTCACCCAACAGGCCCGGGAAGGCAAGCTGGACCCGGTCATCGGCCGTGAGAAGGAGATCGAGCGCGTCATGGTCGTGCTCAGCCGCCGCACCAAGAACAATCCGGTGCTCATTGGTGAACCAGGCGTGGGCAAGTCCGCCTGCGTGGAGGGTCTTGCCCAGGCCATCGTGCGTGGAGACGTGCCCGAGACCCTGCGCGACAAGCAGATCTACTCCCTGGACCTGGGCTCCATGGTTGCCGGGTCGCGTTACCGTGGCGACTTCGAGGAGCGCATGAAGAAGGTGCTCAAGGAGATCAACAACCGCGGCGACATCATCCTGTTCATCGACGAGATCCACAATCTCGTCGGTGCCGGTGCCGCCGAGGGTGCCATCGACGCCGCCAGCATCCTCAAGCCGATGCTGGCTCGCGGTGAGCTGCAGACCGTCGGTGCCACCACTCTCGACGAGTACCGCAAGTACATCGAGAAGGACGCCGCCCTGGAGCGCCGCTTCCAGCCGATCCAGGTGGCCGAGCCGTCCATCCCGTTGGCGATCGAGATCCTCAAGGGTCTGCGGGATCGCTACGAGAACCACCACAAGATCACCATCACCGATGAGGCCATCACCGCCGCCGCCAACCTGGCTGCCCGGTACGTGCAGGATCGATACCTGCCCGACAAGGCGATCGACCTCATCGACGAGGCCGGTGCCCGGATGCGCATCCGTCGCATGACGGCCCCGCCGGACCTGCGTGAGTTCGACGACCGTCTGGCCGAGGTGCGCACCGAGAAGGAGGCGGCGATCGACGCCCAGGACTTCGAGCGTGCCGCTGCACTGCGCGACGACGAGAAGAAGCTGAGCGCCGAGCGTGAGGCCAAGGAGGAGGAGTGGAAGCAGGGCGACTCCGCCGTGCCGGCCGTCGTCGGTGAGGAGGAGATCGCCGAGGTGCTCTCCGGCGCCACCGGCATCCCGGTGTTCAAACTCACCGAGGAGGAGTCCCAGCGTCTGCTCCACATGGAGGACGAGATCGGCAAACGCTACGTCGGCCAGGAGGACGCCGTCAAGGCCCTGGCCAGGTCGATCCGGCGTACCCGGGCCGGGCTCAAGGACCCGAAGCGCCCAGCGGGGTCGTTCATCTTCGCTGGCCCGTCGGGCGTGGGCAAGACCGAGCTCACCAAGGCGCTCACCGAGTTCCTCTTCGGTGACGAGGACGCCCTCATCACCTTGGACATGAGTGAGTACTCCGAGAAGCACACCGCATCGCGGATGTTCGGTTCCCCGCCCGGATTCGTCGGTTACGAGGAGGGCGGTCAGCTCACCGAGAAGGTGCGCCGCAAGCCGTTCAGCGTCATCCTCTTCGACGAGATCGAGAAGGCCCATCCCGACATCTTCAACTCCCTGTTGCAGATCCTCGACGAGGGACGTCTCACCGACGCCCAAGGGCGTGTGGTCGACTTCAAGAACACCGTCATCGTCATGACGACGAACCTTGGGTCGCGTGACATCTCCAAGACCGTCAACCTCGGGTTCTCCCGAGCCGACGACGAGGTGGCCAGCTACGAGAAGATGAAGTCCAAGGTGAGCGAGGAGCTCAAGAGCCACTTCCGCCCGGAGTTCCTCAACCGTCTGGACGAGATCATCGTCTTCCACCAGCTTGGCCAGGACGACATCCTGCGCATCGTCGATCTCATGATCGGCCAGTTGGAGGGACGACTCGCCGACCGCTCGATCGGCATCGAGGTGACCTCGGCCGCCAAGAAGCTCCTGGCCAAGCGTGGCTTCGATCCGCTGTTGGGCGCTCGACCGCTGCGTCGCGCCATCCAACGCGACGTCGAGGACCCGCTGGCCGAACGCATCCTCTTCGGGGAGGTCAAGTCTGGTCAGATCGTCGTGGTCGATGCTGCCCCGGAGGGTTCGGAGGAGCCGTTCACCTTTGCCGGCACGGACCGCTCGGTCGCTCCCGACCAGGTACCCGAGGAGCTGACCGCCGGTAGCGGCGACGAGTGCGGTCAGCAGGAAGGCTGA
- a CDS encoding cell division topological specificity factor MinE translates to MVHVSGVQKKVESKRGKSATPERRNVLILLIVATVVAVACAVFPSVWMARVGTLIALAAAWVSTDLALREVNSLREAHFVELRDMRHQSAEMERRHHAESMEMIDTFAQRVGALSETLATTRSKLDRAENEMMTLRGDKAALQYKVAEGNKRVRELQERIVALETQLDTEMAKAFEGSHARTVTDAGVPTAGDIWTASNDSTIVDLSRVAFPNLDEDDVAERRQA, encoded by the coding sequence ATGGTACACGTGAGTGGTGTGCAGAAAAAGGTAGAATCCAAGAGAGGTAAGAGCGCGACGCCGGAACGTCGTAATGTGCTCATCCTCCTGATCGTGGCCACTGTCGTTGCGGTGGCGTGCGCGGTGTTCCCATCGGTGTGGATGGCTCGCGTCGGAACGCTCATTGCCCTTGCCGCGGCATGGGTGTCCACGGATCTCGCCCTGCGTGAGGTCAACAGCCTGCGCGAGGCGCACTTCGTCGAGCTGCGTGACATGCGTCACCAGAGTGCGGAGATGGAACGACGTCACCACGCGGAGTCCATGGAGATGATCGACACCTTTGCCCAGCGTGTCGGCGCTCTCTCCGAGACTCTGGCGACCACCCGCTCCAAGCTTGATCGGGCCGAGAACGAGATGATGACCCTGCGTGGCGACAAGGCCGCTCTGCAGTACAAGGTTGCCGAGGGCAACAAGCGTGTCCGCGAGCTGCAGGAACGGATCGTCGCCCTGGAGACCCAGCTCGACACCGAGATGGCCAAGGCCTTCGAAGGTTCCCACGCCCGTACCGTCACTGATGCCGGGGTTCCCACGGCTGGTGACATCTGGACCGCGAGCAATGATTCGACGATCGTCGATCTGTCCCGTGTCGCGTTCCCAAACCTGGACGAGGACGACGTGGCCGAGCGTCGCCAGGCGTGA